One stretch of Rhodoferax lithotrophicus DNA includes these proteins:
- the hfq gene encoding RNA chaperone Hfq has protein sequence MSNKGQLLQDPFLNTLRREHVPVSIYLVNGIKLQGQIESFDQYVVLLRNTVTQMVYKHAISTIVPGRAVNFSVTEGDQPASVG, from the coding sequence GTGAGCAATAAAGGCCAACTTTTACAAGATCCATTCCTGAACACTTTGCGTCGGGAGCATGTGCCAGTATCTATTTATCTGGTGAACGGGATCAAACTTCAAGGCCAAATAGAGTCGTTTGATCAATATGTTGTCTTGTTACGCAACACCGTTACACAGATGGTCTATAAGCATGCCATTTCAACCATTGTTCCAGGTCGCGCAGTGAATTTTTCTGTCACTGAGGGTGATCAACCCGCTTCAGTTGGTTGA
- the der gene encoding ribosome biogenesis GTPase Der, whose translation MKPVLALVGRPNVGKSTLFNRLTKSRDAIVADFAGLTRDRHYGNGKQGKHEYIVIDTGGFEPDASSGIYMEMAKQTRQAVAESDVVIFVVDARAGVSAQDHDIANYLRRLGKPCVLVANKAEGMLEGVQLVEFYELGLGDVYPISAAHGQGIRSLIDLALAPLQLLDEEKDEAEQAGVIKLAVAGRPNVGKSTLINVWLGEERLVAFDLPGTTRDAISVPFERNGQKFELIDTAGLRRRGKVFEAIEKFSVVKTLQAIESAHVVLLLIDATQGVTDQDAHIAGYILENGRAVVLAVNKWDAVDEYQRELVKRSIETRLPFLKFANMHLISAQKRQGLGPLWSSIAQASKAANCKMSTPVLTRLLLEAVQFQSPKRAGMFRPKLRYAHQGGMNPPVIVIHGNSLEHVTEAYRRFLEGRFRKEFDLVGTPLRIEFKTSANPFVEKSQ comes from the coding sequence AATGGCAAGCAGGGCAAGCACGAATACATAGTGATTGACACAGGTGGTTTTGAGCCTGACGCAAGCAGTGGCATTTATATGGAAATGGCTAAGCAAACACGCCAAGCAGTTGCTGAGTCAGATGTTGTCATTTTTGTGGTGGATGCGCGGGCAGGTGTATCTGCGCAAGATCATGATATTGCCAATTACCTCAGGCGCTTGGGCAAGCCTTGTGTGCTGGTAGCCAATAAAGCAGAAGGAATGCTGGAGGGAGTTCAGTTGGTTGAGTTTTATGAGCTGGGTTTGGGGGACGTATATCCCATTTCTGCAGCTCATGGTCAGGGAATTCGTTCATTGATAGACTTGGCACTTGCCCCGCTTCAGTTGCTTGACGAAGAGAAAGATGAAGCGGAACAGGCGGGTGTGATCAAACTTGCTGTTGCAGGTCGTCCCAATGTCGGTAAATCTACTTTGATTAATGTTTGGTTAGGCGAAGAGAGACTGGTTGCATTTGATTTACCGGGTACCACACGTGATGCCATATCCGTGCCTTTTGAGCGTAATGGTCAAAAATTTGAACTGATTGATACTGCAGGGCTCAGGCGGCGCGGCAAGGTTTTTGAAGCCATTGAAAAATTCTCGGTGGTCAAAACATTGCAGGCTATTGAGTCGGCACATGTAGTGCTTTTACTAATTGATGCCACGCAGGGTGTGACAGATCAAGATGCGCATATTGCCGGATATATTTTAGAGAATGGTCGTGCCGTAGTTCTGGCTGTGAATAAATGGGATGCAGTTGACGAATATCAACGCGAACTGGTCAAGCGGTCAATTGAAACACGTTTGCCATTTTTAAAATTTGCCAATATGCACTTGATTTCTGCGCAAAAACGTCAGGGCTTAGGACCTTTATGGAGCTCTATTGCGCAGGCCTCTAAGGCTGCAAATTGCAAAATGTCCACCCCAGTTTTAACTCGCTTGTTGCTTGAAGCTGTGCAATTTCAAAGTCCCAAGCGAGCAGGAATGTTTCGACCAAAATTACGTTACGCACATCAAGGTGGTATGAATCCGCCTGTGATTGTGATTCACGGGAATTCTCTTGAGCATGTTACTGAGGCCTATAGGCGCTTTCTTGAAGGGCGTTTTCGGAAGGAATTTGATCTAGTGGGCACTCCACTTCGGATTGAGTTCAAAACTTCTGCCAATCCATTTGTTGAGAAATCACAGTAA